From a single Arachis hypogaea cultivar Tifrunner chromosome 3, arahy.Tifrunner.gnm2.J5K5, whole genome shotgun sequence genomic region:
- the LOC112790150 gene encoding calmodulin-binding protein 60 E, with amino-acid sequence MESSKNNRVEKRGYDLVEEGDDRLTQPKKPKLPGLASVIVEALKVDSLQRLCSSLEPLLRKIVSEEVERALAKLGPAKLAERSFPSRIEGPKAKNLQLHFRTRMPPHLFTGGKVDGEQGAAIHVVLLDPNTGNVVQVGPESVAKLNVVVLEGDFSEESDDEWTKEHFESHEVKEREGKRPLLTGDLQVSLKEGVGTLGDLTFTDNSSWIRSRKFRLGVKVAPGYCEGIRVREGKTEAFAVKDHRGELYKKHYPPALHDEVWRLDRIAKDGALHKKLIQAKIVTVEDFLRLLVRDPQRLRSTLGSGMSNRMWENTVEHAKTCVLGGKLFVYYTDETHSTGIVFNHIYELRGLIAEGQFCTLESLTPNQKMSVDSLVKKAYDNWNQVIEYDGKVLNSLMNSRKGSRSVSSIINHNDVPGQQPPTSAKNRLPYVPSLQNQPLQIANNYSSSSDLADYQFERSNNDMVGTSVNNSQLAFSGIMNYLPGENPEVEGTYFSGDWSRPRNSQGLEDIVAEELRLRSSEMLESDDMQRLLKTINAGVSMSTNFSQSNEGSYTYSLQYEPQMYHSFAEDQGKSSGKAVVGWLKLKAALRWGIFIRKKAAERRAQLTELN; translated from the exons ATGGAAAGTTCCAAGAACAATAGAGTGGAGAAGAGAGGGTATGACTTGGTTGAGGAGGGTGATGATCGATTAACACAGCCAAAGAAGCCTAAACTACCTGGTTTAGCAAG TGTGATTGTGGAAGCTTTGAAGGTAGATAGTCTGCAGAGACTTTGTTCATCTCTGGAACCTCTACTCAGAAAAATT GTCAGTGAAGAAGTGGAGCGTGCTTTGGCAAAACTAGGCCCTGCTAAACTGGCTGAAAG ATCTTTTCCATCAAGAATTGAAGGTCCAAAGGCAAAGAATTTGCAGCTTCATTTCCGAACAAGAATGCCACCTCACTTGTTCACAGGTGGGAAGGTGGACGGAGAGCAAGGAGCAGCCATCCATGTTGTGCTGCTAGATCCCAACACGGGCAATGTGGTTCAAGTTGGACCAGAATCAGTCGCCAAGTTGAATGTTGTGGTTCTTGAGGGTGACTTTAGTGAGGAAAGTGATGATGAATGGACAAAAGAGCACTTTGAAAGCCACGAAGTGAAGGAACGTGAAGGGAAAAGGCCACTTCTCACTGGAGATTTGCAAGTTAGCCTAAAGGAAGGCGTAGGAACCTTGGGTGATCTTACTTTCACTGACAATTCTAGCTGGATTAGAAGTAGAAAATTCAGGCTTGGTGTTAAAGTAGCTCCTGGGTATTGTGAGGGAATCCGTGTTCGCGAGGGAAAGACTGAAGCCTTTGCTGTTAAAGATCATAGAGGAGAAT TGTACAAGAAACACTATCCGCCTGCTTTGCATGATGAAGTTTGGCGACTGGATCGCATAGCTAAGGACGGTGCACTTCACAAAAAATTGATTCAAGCAAAAATAGTAACTGTAGAAGATTTCCTGCGTCTTCTTGTTCGGGATCCACAGAGGTTAAGAAGC ACACTCGGAAGTGGAATGTCGAACAGGATGTGGGAGAATACTGTGGAGCATGCCAAGACATGTGTCTTGGGTGGTAAGCTTTTCGTTTACTACACTGATGAAACCCACAGCACTGGCATTGTGTTCAACCATATATATGAGCTGAGAGGCCTCATTGCTGAGGGGCAATTCTGCACTTTGGAATCACTTACTCCAAATCAGAAG ATGTCTGTGGATTCCTTGGTGAAGAAAGCATATGACAATTGGAACCAAGTTATTGAATATGATGGAAAAGTCCTAAATTCTCTTATGAATTCCAGAAAGGGATCAAGATCTGTATCTTCTATAATTAATCATAATGATGTCCCAGGGCAGCAGCCACCGACATCTGCGAAGAATAGGCTGCCATATGTACCCTCTTTACAAAATCAACCTTTGCAAATAGCGAATAACTACTCCTCAAGTTCTGATTTAGCTGATTACCAGTTTGAAAGATCCAATAATGACATGGTAGGGACATCAGTGAATAACTCTCAACTAGCATTTTCTGGCATCATGAACTACCTACCGGGCGAAAATCCTGAAGTTGAAGGTACATATTTCTCGGGAGATTGGTCTAGGCCGAGAAATTCACAAGGACTGGAAGACATTGTTGCCGAAGAACTCCGTCTTAGGAGTTCAGAGATGTTGGAGAGTGATGATATGCAGAGGTTGCTGAAGACTATTAATGCTGGAGTCAGTATGTCTACCAATTTCAGTCAGTCTAATGAAGGTTCATACACCTACAGCCTGCAGTATGAGCCTCAAATGTATCATTCGTTCGCCGAGGATCAGGGAAAGTCATCAGGGAAAGCTGTTGTTGGATGGCTTAAGCTCAAAGCAGCATTGAGATGGGGCATATTTATCAGGAAAAAAGCTGCTGAAAGGAGAGCACAGCTCACTGAGTTGAATTGA